TCTTTTTAGTTTTCTTTCTCAAAAAAATTAGGTTAAATTTAGAGGTGTCTTTTGAGGGATTGTCCAATGAACTCTACACCGTCTACGCGCAAAAATAATTTGACTAAATCCGAAGACCCGAATATGATATTTTTCGATCCTACCTTGATCGAGGCAGCTAGAAACATCTATCGAAAGTACTATAGTCTAGGTGTGTCAGCCAACAGCCAACCCATGGGAATAGTAATTAATCGAGATAGCCACAGAGGACAGCTAGCATTTAAAAATAAGCCAGTGCTGTTGCCCAGAGAATGTTTTATTCCTATTGGACAAATCGAAGCTGATACTTATTGAAACTAGTATTGTTAATTATTTAATTATTATTTTATTTGTATCGTTAAGCTATGGAAACGCTGGTTACAGTAATCGCATTTAGTCTTGCTTTTACTTTTGGTGCCTGTATTGGCAGTTTCCTAAATGTAGTTATCTACCGTATTCCTGCTGGAATATCTTTAATACATCCCCCTTCCCGCTGTCCTCGTTGTCTTCATCAGCTAGGTGTGAGCGAAAATGTTCCCGTATTTGGCTGGTTATGGCTTCGGGGGCGTTGTCGGTGGTGTAAAACTAAAATTTCTAGCCGTTATCCAATTATCGAAGCCTCCACAGGATTAATCTTTGCTTTGGTTTTCTGGCGATTTGGCTACAGCATTGAAACCGTTGGCTATTGTGCTTTTTTGGCTTGGCTACTGGCTTTATCTTTGATTGATTTAGACACCATGACTTTACCTGCCCCCTTAACTAAATCGGGTTTAGTTTTGGGGTTAGTATTTCAAGGGATTTTAGGCTGGCATCTGGCACAAGGGCGGGGAGTCGCTAATCAACTAATGTTTGGGGTTGGTGGCGCGACTACAGGTATCTGGTTACTCGAAATTATTGCTTTGTTGGGTACAATCATGCTGGGACAACAGGCAATGGGTGACGGGGATGGAAAGCTAATAGCAACTATTGGGGCTTGGATTGGCTGGAAGTATGTTTTAGTCTCTAGCTTTATCGCCTGTGGAGTTGGTTCAATTATTGGCGGTGGCGCGATCGCTTTAGGTATTATTAGCAAGAAACAACCCATGCCTTTTGGTCCTTTTTTAGCTTTGGGTGGTGCCTTAAGTCTCTTTTTTGGCGAGGCAATTATTAATGCTTACGTTAATGCTTTTTTTAATTTTTAGCTATACTAGCATCAACTTCTAACCTAACCATGGAAACATGGGCAAGTCCCTGAGAGTCTAGAGGATTTTGGGCTAGAAAATAATCTACAAACTGAGCAATAAAATCATCGCGCTTATCTTCTGGTACGCATTTAGTAAAAGGCATCCAGGTTGTGCGTATCCAACCTGCTAACCCCTCTTTGCCTTTGTGAGTCATGTCTTTTGGTACTAATTCTAAACGCTCGATCTTAAAGCCAGATTTTTCTAACCAGATCTGATAATCTTGAAGTCCATAAAAGTAATAAGGATTGTGGAAATCATTAAAGTAAGCACTCCAGCTATCAGAAGTTGTCAATTCTGCAAAAACTTGCAAAACCTCAGCAGCATTTCCTTTTCCTCCACAGGAAATAATTAATTTTCCACCATCTCGCAAAGCCGAATTTGCCCCCTTGAAAAATGCTTGGTGATTGTCTACCCAGTGCAGGGCAGCATTAGAAAAGATGAGATCGAATTCCTGCTTAAATAAAAGCGATCGCGCATCCACACAATCAAAGGTAAGATTAGGATATTGACTGGTAGGATATTTCTTAGCAGCATAAGCAATCATCTCAGGAGAGCTATCTGTTCCTATCACTTTGCTTTGTGGTACGGTTGCAGCAAAGTCAGCCGTAATTTTTCCATCACCACAGCCTACATCTAAAATGGATTTATAATTTTGTAGATCGATGTTCTTTTTTAACTCTTGCGCCCATTTCAATTGTGCATCTGAGTTTTTAGCGTAATCTTCTGGATTCCACATGAAATAGATTTTAATTCTAATAGACAAGATGACAACAAACTACATTATTCATATTCTTCAATGACTTGTTTCAAGATACGTTCTTGTTCTTCAACTGACGTATTTGCTGAAATAGTAATTACATTTTGTTTTGGTCTTGATTTAAGTTCTCTTAAAGCTTCTTTGTCATGTCGATTATCCAAAAGATGTTTTTTTAGCTGACTTTTAGACATTAACTTATATTTCGTCTCCAATTTCTACCTTCACTTTTAAATATTCAACGTTTATAGGAGCAAATCCTCAATATCTTCTACCTTAGTTGGCAAATCCGCAGTTAAAACTTCTGAACCAGAATCAGTTACCAAAACATCATCTTCAATGCGGATACCTCTTACATCACTAAACTGTGCCAAACGTTCCCAGTCAACTACATCTTGATATTTGGTACGAAAATCAGAATGATTCAAAATAGCAGGAACTTGATAAAAACCTGGTTCAATAGTGACTAACATCCCTGATTCTAAGGGGCGATTTAATCTAAGATAGCCTAGCCCAAAGCGATCGCTCCTTTCTCTCCCTGCTGCATATCCCGCCAAGTCTCCTAAGTCTTCCATGTCATGAACATCTAAACCTAGTAAATGTCCGACACCGTGAGGGAAAAATAGAGCATGAGCATCAATGTCTACTAAATCTTGAGGGTTGCCTTTCAAGATGCCCAAACTTACCAAGCCTTCGGCAATTATTTCAGCAGCTAGTAAATGAATATCCTGATACTCCACGTCAGGAAACATTTTAGCAATACAGCGATCGTGTGCAGCTAAAACTATTTCATAAATATCTCTTTGGGTGCTAGAAAACTTGCCTGATGCCCAGGTACGGGTAATATCTGCTGCCCAGCCATTAGGGGTTTGGGCACCGACATCGGCTAAGATCAGATCTCCTGGCTGTAGCTTATTGTGATAGGACTCGTTATGTAAAACTTCTCCATGCACGGTAACAATGCTGTTATAAGCGCAACTCATATTGTGGGCAATAATTACTCTTTCCATTGCCCCTCGTATCTCTGCCTCAGTAGAAGAATGTCTGGTGGCTTGAATTCCTGCTTTGTGTGCTTGGATTGATACAGCAGCAGAGTATCGTAATTCCTGTAATGCTAAAGTGTCGTGATGCGATCGCAATTTAATTATAGCTCGTGCTAATTCTAAATCAATTCCTGAAGCGCGATCGGATAGTGCTAAGGGACGATTTAATAGTTTACACTGCTGCTGGTAAGTAATTTGCTCCTGTACGGCTATAGTTGCAGCAGCTTTTGTTTTGTTAGCTAACTCGGCTAAAGGATAAACTAGATCTGCACCAATCATTGCGCCTATTTCTTCCCTTTGAGGCATTGCACCATGCCAGATTGCTTGAGAAGGTGAATTATTATCCATAAATAGCTCTAGTTTGCCGCCTTCTATGCGGATAGCAGCATCAGCTAAGGATAATCCCGCAAAGTACAAAAAGTGGCTGCTGGCGCGAAAAGGATATTTATTGGCAAAAAAGTTGCGACTGATAGGGCTACTAGACCATAAAATAACTGGATGTTGAATCAGTTGCCCTAATTTAACTCTTCTTTGTTTTAAGATTGTAACTAAATTGTTCGTATCCATCAAAAACTGATTCATTAAACCTCTGACGTGAATAAGATATTAAGCTTTTGGGTATTTGTTAAACGATGACGCACTCTGGGGACGAGATCTTCTAGCAGGCAAGAAAAATTTAAAGGTACTGCCTACTCCTAACTGACTGATAACAAATATTTCTCCTCCATGGAGTTCTACCAAACGGCGAGAGATGGCTAAACCAATACCTGTACCACCATATTTCTGAGAGCGGGATTTTGACGATCGCCAGAAGCGTCGAAACACATGAGCTAATTCTTCTTCGGGAATTCCAGAGCCAGTATCAGTCAGGGAAATCCAGACTCTATCGATATCAAACCAAGCTTTGAGGGTGATCTGACCTTGAGGAGTGTGGCGAATGGCGTTACTAAGCAAATTAACCAAAATCTGTTCTAAGCGATCGCTATCTGCCATGATGTAGGGCAAATGATTAGAACAGTCTAAAGTTAAAGTGCGATCGCTATCTAATAACTGATCGCTAAACT
This DNA window, taken from Pleurocapsa sp. FMAR1, encodes the following:
- a CDS encoding prepilin peptidase; this translates as METLVTVIAFSLAFTFGACIGSFLNVVIYRIPAGISLIHPPSRCPRCLHQLGVSENVPVFGWLWLRGRCRWCKTKISSRYPIIEASTGLIFALVFWRFGYSIETVGYCAFLAWLLALSLIDLDTMTLPAPLTKSGLVLGLVFQGILGWHLAQGRGVANQLMFGVGGATTGIWLLEIIALLGTIMLGQQAMGDGDGKLIATIGAWIGWKYVLVSSFIACGVGSIIGGGAIALGIISKKQPMPFGPFLALGGALSLFFGEAIINAYVNAFFNF
- a CDS encoding methyltransferase domain-containing protein; translation: MWNPEDYAKNSDAQLKWAQELKKNIDLQNYKSILDVGCGDGKITADFAATVPQSKVIGTDSSPEMIAYAAKKYPTSQYPNLTFDCVDARSLLFKQEFDLIFSNAALHWVDNHQAFFKGANSALRDGGKLIISCGGKGNAAEVLQVFAELTTSDSWSAYFNDFHNPYYFYGLQDYQIWLEKSGFKIERLELVPKDMTHKGKEGLAGWIRTTWMPFTKCVPEDKRDDFIAQFVDYFLAQNPLDSQGLAHVSMVRLEVDASIAKN
- a CDS encoding DUF6887 family protein, which translates into the protein MSKSQLKKHLLDNRHDKEALRELKSRPKQNVITISANTSVEEQERILKQVIEEYE
- a CDS encoding aminopeptidase P family protein gives rise to the protein MNQFLMDTNNLVTILKQRRVKLGQLIQHPVILWSSSPISRNFFANKYPFRASSHFLYFAGLSLADAAIRIEGGKLELFMDNNSPSQAIWHGAMPQREEIGAMIGADLVYPLAELANKTKAAATIAVQEQITYQQQCKLLNRPLALSDRASGIDLELARAIIKLRSHHDTLALQELRYSAAVSIQAHKAGIQATRHSSTEAEIRGAMERVIIAHNMSCAYNSIVTVHGEVLHNESYHNKLQPGDLILADVGAQTPNGWAADITRTWASGKFSSTQRDIYEIVLAAHDRCIAKMFPDVEYQDIHLLAAEIIAEGLVSLGILKGNPQDLVDIDAHALFFPHGVGHLLGLDVHDMEDLGDLAGYAAGRERSDRFGLGYLRLNRPLESGMLVTIEPGFYQVPAILNHSDFRTKYQDVVDWERLAQFSDVRGIRIEDDVLVTDSGSEVLTADLPTKVEDIEDLLL